One genomic region from Labeo rohita strain BAU-BD-2019 chromosome 7, IGBB_LRoh.1.0, whole genome shotgun sequence encodes:
- the rtn3 gene encoding reticulon-3 isoform X1, which translates to MADPMTQSSQISSSQGLNDGHSASSKDSKFSDSFFSSPVSLIQSPQDKRVVLGSDKSSENLATSHRFSSQSSSFAPVAYGSDSSGSPGDNVDRTFKEKRELFDSSFGSQKQDSPIKASPVSERIKALEALAAKQNDFDRSDGGFPHFKERHYEKSPTESHGVSSRLSFQKRTSSNDQEPSDLPFQKRKMSNEQESSESPFQKRQMPTEKESPESPFQKRTMSNEQESPESPFQKKTMSNEQESSELPFQKRTMSNEQESPESPFQKRTMSNEQESPESPFEVLGEERRGSDFEDTADWMRAHLPPAPDFNIEDPDLDEGNDSPMMQESPSKVMKPNNVDKAEVPEPFAGVPDQFMDSPIKVADDISQSKDDDIKQSKQESVEEDSEFDLNFLPTAYMWDKQEKADMGTQDYQVFPDNQELPSSPAPPADFKTPSPPVSQQIEPSSTQQSSIPKGDLEPAEIQEVDSSGESDDTVIEETVSIPTVGNNDLDTKTHKEEETVPNIEKQPMQVPIINVIETEEQVLSDDEEPYDVEREEEEEDEKCQIFQGDSKRSSEQQDSEVPEQVESVETLHDERKPDHGISSQTNQTDSAEHSPEHKVIEDDYESGIFLQSSPDSGGLNSEDSQELMSQNLVSFEPLKESSLDKDLDKTADILSDLPPDISSPSNEPSDVETYLDHYASEELALKDQLNSSFFKESKAEKTELSKSTCLPDNQNINVQESFEHITDDFNETPNECRLDYESVPEPSLSDLSSDIPGDIETILPQNEMPSIESEDQMSAVEIKALQEQEELPVQSIDQQPPVQENPTAPFPSFHSEQSSKISDDISGPVANEVTTGSVITKPEPRVVTTKDLLDRPESPETLSDTETLEAECSVTAATDSFVEFMRECLKSRQDEDPEVLSPGHRTIDQNSKSDAPASTQSSPAMIMDLEQERLTISALKELGSSQEEEDKDIPTMKTVLKPDKAPPSPEASVTSSSHTLQNEYQPDALLPKEVEAIDIWVAEAYHLAEHVLTAILTHLTVNDLVHWRDPKKSGVVFGVSLLLLLSLAAFSVISVVSYLLLALLCVTISFRIYKSVIQAVQKSNEGHPFKALMEKDVTVPPETFRKHVDACLTPVNRVLKQMSRLFLVEDLVDSLKLAVVMWLLTYVGAVFNGITILILADILLFSVPPIYEKNKTQIDRYIDIARTQVNTTMAKLQEKLPGAMKRCKAE; encoded by the exons ATGGCAGATCCAATGACACAATCTTCTCAGATTTCGTCGTCACAAGGCCTAAACGATGGACATTCTGCATCGTCCAAAGATTCGAAGTTTTCCG attccTTTTTTTCTTCGCCTGTATCTCTCATTCAGTCTCCTCAAG ACAAAAGAGTGGTACTGGGCTCTGACAAATCTTCAGAGAATCTGGCCACATCTCATCGCTTTTCTTCTCAGTCGAGTTCTTTTGCACCAGTTGCTTATGGAAGCGACTCTTCAGGATCACCTGGTGACAACGTAGATCGTACCTTCAAAGAGAAACGGGAGCTTTTTGATTCATCTTTTGGTTCTCAAAAGCAGGACTCCCCTATAAAGGCATCCCCAGTGTCTGAGAGAATCAAAGCACTAGAAGCTTTAGCTGCAAAGCAGAATGATTTTGATAGAAGTGATGGAGGGTTTCCGCATTTTAAAGAGCGTCACTATGAGAAGTCCCCTACTGAATCACATGGAGTTTCCTCCCGCTTGTCCTTTCAGAAAAGGACATCATCAAATGATCAGGAACCTTCAGATTTACCCTTTCAGAAAAGGAAAATGTCAAATGAGCAGGAATCTTCAGAATCACCCTTTCAGAAAAGGCAAATGCCAACTGAGAAGGAATCTCCAGAATCGCCCTTTCAGAAAAGGACCATGTCAAATGAGCAGGAATCTCCAGAATCGCCCTTTCAGAAAAAGACCATGTCAAATGAGCAGGAATCCTCAGAATTGCCCTTTCAGAAAAGGACCATGTCAAATGAGCAGGAATCTCCAGAATCACCCTTTCAGAAAAGGACCATGTCAAATGAGCAGGAATCTCCAGAATCACCCTTTGAAGTGCTTGGAGAGGAAAGGCGTGGAAGTGACTTTGAGGACACTGCTGACTGGATGAGAGCTCACTTACCTCCAGCACCAGATTTCAACATTGAAGATCCTGATCTTGATGAGGGAAATGATTCTCCTATGATGCAAGAGAGCCCTTCCAAAGTGATGAAACCAAACAATGTTGATAAAGCAGAAGTTCCAGAACCTTTTGCAGGAGTTCCCGATCAGTTTATGGACAGTCCAATCAAAGTGGCAGATGACATCAGTCAGTCAAAGGATGATGACATCAAGCAATCAAAACAAGAGAGTGTAGAGGAAGATTCTGAATTTGACCTAAACTTTTTACCAACAGCCTATATGTGGGATAAACAAGAGAAAGCTGATATGGGCACTCAAGACTATCAGGTATTCCCTGACAATCAAGAGCTTCCTTCCTCACCTGCTCCTCCAGCAGATTTTAAAACTCCATCACCACCTGTGTCCCAACAGATAGAGCCTAGTTCTACACAACAATCCAGTATTCCAAAAGGAGACTTGGAGCCTGCTGAAATCCAAGAGGTAGACAGCTCTGGGGAGTCAGATGATACCGTGATTGAGGAAACAGTGAGCATCCCAACAGTGGGAAACAATGACCTTGACACCAAAACCCACAAGGAAGAGGAGACCGTTCCAAACATTGAAAAACAGCCAATGCAGGTAcctattattaatgttattgaaACAGAGGAACAAGTTCTAAGTGATGACGAAGAACCATATGATGTGGAAagagaggaggaagaggaggacgAAAAGTGTCAAATATTTCAAGGTGACAGCAAAAGGTCATCAGAGCAACAGGACTCAGAGGTTCCAGAACAAGTGGAATCTGTGGAAACTCTGCATGATGAGCGTAAACCTGACCATGGCATTTCCTCTCAGACAAATCAGACCGACTCTGCTGAGCACTCTCCTGAACACAAGGTGATTGAAGATGATTATGAAAGTGGCATTTTTCTCCAGTCCTCTCCGGACTCTGGAGGCCTGAATTCAGAGGACTCTCAAGAGCTTATGTCTCAGAATTTAGTGTCCTTTGAACCCCTTAAAGAATCATCTCTTGATAAAGACCTTGACAAGACCGCAGATATACTTTCTGACCTTCCCCCTGACATCAGCTCCCCTTCAAATGAGCCCAGTGATGTAGAGACTTACCTGGATCATTATGCCAGTGAAGAGCTTGCTTTAAAAGACCAACTGAATTCATCTTTCTTTAAGGAGAGTAAAGCTGAGAAAACAGAGCTTTCAAAGTCAACCTGTCTTCCAGATAATCAAAATATCAATGTTCAGGAATCCTTTGAACATATTACTGATGATTTCAACGAGACACCCAATGAATGCAGGCTGGACTATGAATCTGTGCCTGAGCCTTCCCTGTCTGACCTTTCATCTGATATTCCTGGTGATATTGAGACTATTCTCCCTCAAAACGAAATGCCAAGCATTGAGTCAGAAGATCAAATGTCAGCAGTAGAAATCAAAGCCTTGCAGGAACAGGAGGAGTTGCCAGTCCAGTCCATTGATCAACAACCACCGGTTCAAGAGAACCCAACTGCACCATTTCCCTCTTTCCACAGTGAGCAGTCTAGCAAAATCAGTGATGATATTTCTGGCCCTGTGGCAAATGAGGTTACTACGGGATCAGTGATAACCAAGCCTGAACCTCGAGTTGTGACCACCAAGGATCTTTTAGATAGACCGGAATCGCCAGAGACCCTGAGCGATACAGAGACTCTTGAAGCGGAATGTTCAGTAACAGCAGCGACCGACAGCTTCGTGGAGTTCATGAGGGAGTGTCTTAAATCACGGCAGGACGAGGATCCTGAGGTCCTCAGTCCTGGACACAGAACCATAGACCAGAATTCCAAATCTGATGCTCCCGCCTCCACTCAATCCTCCCCAGCAATGATCATGGACTTGGAGCAGGAGCGCCTCACAATTTCTGCTCTGAAAGAGCTCGGGAGCAGCCAAGAGGAGGAAGACAAGGATATTCCCACTATGAAGACTGTATTAAAGCCTGATAAAGCTCCACCTAGTCCTGAGGCCTCAGTCACCTCATCTTCTCACACTCTTCAAAACGAGTATCAGCCTGATGCCTTACTTCCCAAAGAGGTAGAGGCAATCGACATTTGGGTAGCAGAGGCCTACCACCTTGCAGAGCATGTCCTGACAGCAATACTAACCCACCTTACAG TGAATGACCTGGTGCACTGGCGGGACCCTAAGAAGTCAGGCGTGGTGTTTGGCGTGTCGCTGCTGTTGCTGCTTTCTCTGGCGGCGTTTAGCGTGATCAGCGTGGTCTCCTACCTGCTCTTGGCCCTGCTATGTGTCACCATCTCTTTCCGTATCTACAAATCTGTCATCCAGGCTGTGCAGAAGTCCAACGAAGGACACCCCTTCAA GGCTCTGATGGAGAAAGATGTCACCGTGCCCCCCGAGACCTTCCGCAAGCACGTGGATGCCTGTCTCACTCCCGTCAACCGTGTGCTCAAGCAGATGAGCCGCCTGTTTCTGGTCGAGGATCTGGTGGATTCCCTCAAG CTGGCAGTGGTTATGTGGCTGCTGACATATGTTGGAGCAGTCTTCAATGGCATCACTATCCTCATCCTCG CCGACATCCTGCTCTTCAGTGTACCGCCCATCTATGAGAAAAACAAG ACCCAGATTGACCGTTACATTGACATTGCACGCACTCAAGTCAACACTACAATGGCCAA gCTACAAGAGAAACTCCCAGGAGCGATGAAGCGCTGTAAAGCAGAATGA
- the rtn3 gene encoding reticulon-3 isoform X3 encodes MADPMTQSSQISSSQGLNDGHSASSKDSKFSVNDLVHWRDPKKSGVVFGVSLLLLLSLAAFSVISVVSYLLLALLCVTISFRIYKSVIQAVQKSNEGHPFKALMEKDVTVPPETFRKHVDACLTPVNRVLKQMSRLFLVEDLVDSLKLAVVMWLLTYVGAVFNGITILILADILLFSVPPIYEKNKTQIDRYIDIARTQVNTTMAKLQEKLPGAMKRCKAE; translated from the exons ATGGCAGATCCAATGACACAATCTTCTCAGATTTCGTCGTCACAAGGCCTAAACGATGGACATTCTGCATCGTCCAAAGATTCGAAGTTTTCCG TGAATGACCTGGTGCACTGGCGGGACCCTAAGAAGTCAGGCGTGGTGTTTGGCGTGTCGCTGCTGTTGCTGCTTTCTCTGGCGGCGTTTAGCGTGATCAGCGTGGTCTCCTACCTGCTCTTGGCCCTGCTATGTGTCACCATCTCTTTCCGTATCTACAAATCTGTCATCCAGGCTGTGCAGAAGTCCAACGAAGGACACCCCTTCAA GGCTCTGATGGAGAAAGATGTCACCGTGCCCCCCGAGACCTTCCGCAAGCACGTGGATGCCTGTCTCACTCCCGTCAACCGTGTGCTCAAGCAGATGAGCCGCCTGTTTCTGGTCGAGGATCTGGTGGATTCCCTCAAG CTGGCAGTGGTTATGTGGCTGCTGACATATGTTGGAGCAGTCTTCAATGGCATCACTATCCTCATCCTCG CCGACATCCTGCTCTTCAGTGTACCGCCCATCTATGAGAAAAACAAG ACCCAGATTGACCGTTACATTGACATTGCACGCACTCAAGTCAACACTACAATGGCCAA gCTACAAGAGAAACTCCCAGGAGCGATGAAGCGCTGTAAAGCAGAATGA
- the zfta gene encoding zinc finger translocation-associated protein isoform X2 — protein MIKKSRLHILQNMLLCIPHEKEIHTGLKQHDCQEDVANGLTSHDSQDVPVTSVSSQGTSYWCVSESTDSPFLLSPIPGPSTKDPPPSKHTPGRDHRRYYHEYWRSEYLMDFDPQRQGMICMVCGSSLATLKLSTIKRHINQKHPYSLLWTESDKDVIRSGWENHLNRENSQVPLCPDPDVPPEAQEILDVNRHSTGKTGGSISPVLQAQSGISRVTPSPPASSVQEVPGPTAQVMERYLNDSLHAWFRQEFLMEYQAEEGRLVCMVCSCLLPSLHLDHIKSHMLDLHPNSLLYSAEEKHSILQTWAKTHGEESHSLQPQIKSEQHTKEINLDGSASFIPLNVDPIQGNLVNYTRGDENPADTGQRSQSLPYYPRKRRLKYGSPWRLRLDYLVAYGPPENPLCYCMVCSEHLPVPRVSNFRKHIQECHPETCSLSRGERDAVVSAWIKDENIEKAAPKGDDSQSGPVTTNAAVDTQVSPVKTTEQGGETEDNNSTNITPSTQTTGRHRHYPGKDQRRNYQARWKMDFLMDYDCRKHGLICMVCGATLATLKVSTIKRHILQVHPHSLDYNPEERQLVLLCYNQISAHFHSDDCFSGSNHGHKENANGNAYVNTECTTSQST, from the exons ATGATCAAAAAGAGCAGACTGCACATTCTGCAAAATATGCTTTTGTGCATTCCACatgagaaagaaattcatacaggtctAAAACAACATGACT GTCAGGAGGATGTGGCCAATGGTCTCACATCTCATGACAGCCAGGACGTTCCTGTCACCTCTGTGTCCTCCCAAGGCACTAGTTACTGGTGTGTCTCTGAGAGCACAGACTCTCCTTTCCTTCTGTCTCCCATCCCAGGACCATCTACAAAGGACCCCCCTCCATCGAAGCACACACCTGGTCGAGACCACCGGCGCTATTACCATGAATACTGGCGCAGCGAGTACCTCATGGACTTCGACCCACAGAGACAAGGGATGATCTGCATGGTGTGTGGCAGTTCACTGGCAACCCTGAAGTTAAGCACCATCAAGAGGCACATCAATCAGAAGCATCCGTACTCCCTGCTGTGGACCGAGTCAGATAAAGATGTGATCCGGTCAGGATGGGAGAATCATTTGAATCGAGAAAACAGCCAGGTGCCATTATGTCCCGATCCAGATGTTCCTCCAGAGGCACAGGAGATTCTGGATGTTAACAGGCACTCCACAG GCAAGACTGGTGGTTCCATCTCTCCAGTACTTCAGGCTCAATCTGGCATTAGCAGGGTCACGCCATCGCCTCCGGCCTCCTCGGTTCAGGAGGTCCCAGGCCCCACAGCTCAGGTGATGGAGCGCTACCTGAATGACTCGTTGCACGCCTGGTTCCGCCAGGAGTTCCTGATGGAATACCAGGCAGAGGAGGGCCGTCTAGTATGCATGGTATGCAGCTGTCTGTTGCCTTCGCTGCACCTGGATCATATTAAAAGTCACATGCTGGATCTGCACCCAAACTCTCTGCTGTACAGTGCTGAGGAAAAGCACTCCATCCTGCAGACCTGGGCTAAGACACACGGTGAAG AATCCCACTCTTTACAACCTCAAATCAAATCGGAACAACATACCAAAGAAATAAACTTAGATGGTTCCGCCTCATTTATCCCTCTGAATGTGGATCCCATTCAGGGAAATTTGGTGAACTACACAAGAGGAGATGAGAATCCAGCAGACACTGGTCAGAGATCCCAGTCTTTACCTTACTATCCCAGAAAGAGAAGACTGAAATACGGCAGCCCCTGGCGCCTCCGCCTCGATTATTTAGTGGCGTACGGTCCTCCGGAAAACCCGCTCTGCTACTGTATGGTGTGTTCTGAACACCTGCCCGTGCCGAGGGTCAGCAACTTCCGCAAGCACATCCAGGAGTGCCATCCGGAGACATGCAGCCTCAGCCGAGGTGAGAGAGATGCTGTGGTCAGTGCCTGGATAAAGGATGAGAATATCGAAAAGGCTGCACCGAAAGGGGATG ACTCACAAAGTGGCCCTGTCACTACAAACGCTGCTGTCGACACGCAGGTGTCTCCTGTGAAAACCACAGAGCAAGGAGGTGAAACGGAAGACAATAATAGCACAAATATCACACCATCGACACAGACAACTGGGCGGCACAGGCACTACCCGGGGAAGGACCAGAGGCGCAATTACCAGGCCCGCTGGAAGATGGACTTTCTGATGGACTACGACTGCAGGAAGCACGGATTGATCTGCATGGTGTGTGGCGCTACGCTCGCAACACTAAAGGTCAGCACCATCAAGAGACACATCCTACAAGTGCACCCTCATTCCCTGGACTACAACCCAGAGGAGAGGCAGCTGGTCCTGCTTTGCTACAACCAGATCTCAGCGCACTTTCACTCGGACGACTGTTTTTCGGGTTCAAACCACGGCCATAAGGAGAATGCTAACGGTAATGCTTATGTTAATACCGAATGCACTACGAGTCAGAGCACttaa
- the zfta gene encoding zinc finger translocation-associated protein isoform X1 → MDEAESKESVHKAEQTESRSLIIKAEEEEATPQRGHLGDLSAGQEDVANGLTSHDSQDVPVTSVSSQGTSYWCVSESTDSPFLLSPIPGPSTKDPPPSKHTPGRDHRRYYHEYWRSEYLMDFDPQRQGMICMVCGSSLATLKLSTIKRHINQKHPYSLLWTESDKDVIRSGWENHLNRENSQVPLCPDPDVPPEAQEILDVNRHSTGKTGGSISPVLQAQSGISRVTPSPPASSVQEVPGPTAQVMERYLNDSLHAWFRQEFLMEYQAEEGRLVCMVCSCLLPSLHLDHIKSHMLDLHPNSLLYSAEEKHSILQTWAKTHGEESHSLQPQIKSEQHTKEINLDGSASFIPLNVDPIQGNLVNYTRGDENPADTGQRSQSLPYYPRKRRLKYGSPWRLRLDYLVAYGPPENPLCYCMVCSEHLPVPRVSNFRKHIQECHPETCSLSRGERDAVVSAWIKDENIEKAAPKGDDSQSGPVTTNAAVDTQVSPVKTTEQGGETEDNNSTNITPSTQTTGRHRHYPGKDQRRNYQARWKMDFLMDYDCRKHGLICMVCGATLATLKVSTIKRHILQVHPHSLDYNPEERQLVLLCYNQISAHFHSDDCFSGSNHGHKENANGNAYVNTECTTSQST, encoded by the exons ATGGATGAAGCGGAGTCCAAAGAGTCGGTGCACAAAGCTGAGCAGACAGAATCGCgctcattaataataaaagctgAGGAAGAGGAGGCGACACCGCAGCGGGGACACTTGGGGGACCTCTCAGCAG GTCAGGAGGATGTGGCCAATGGTCTCACATCTCATGACAGCCAGGACGTTCCTGTCACCTCTGTGTCCTCCCAAGGCACTAGTTACTGGTGTGTCTCTGAGAGCACAGACTCTCCTTTCCTTCTGTCTCCCATCCCAGGACCATCTACAAAGGACCCCCCTCCATCGAAGCACACACCTGGTCGAGACCACCGGCGCTATTACCATGAATACTGGCGCAGCGAGTACCTCATGGACTTCGACCCACAGAGACAAGGGATGATCTGCATGGTGTGTGGCAGTTCACTGGCAACCCTGAAGTTAAGCACCATCAAGAGGCACATCAATCAGAAGCATCCGTACTCCCTGCTGTGGACCGAGTCAGATAAAGATGTGATCCGGTCAGGATGGGAGAATCATTTGAATCGAGAAAACAGCCAGGTGCCATTATGTCCCGATCCAGATGTTCCTCCAGAGGCACAGGAGATTCTGGATGTTAACAGGCACTCCACAG GCAAGACTGGTGGTTCCATCTCTCCAGTACTTCAGGCTCAATCTGGCATTAGCAGGGTCACGCCATCGCCTCCGGCCTCCTCGGTTCAGGAGGTCCCAGGCCCCACAGCTCAGGTGATGGAGCGCTACCTGAATGACTCGTTGCACGCCTGGTTCCGCCAGGAGTTCCTGATGGAATACCAGGCAGAGGAGGGCCGTCTAGTATGCATGGTATGCAGCTGTCTGTTGCCTTCGCTGCACCTGGATCATATTAAAAGTCACATGCTGGATCTGCACCCAAACTCTCTGCTGTACAGTGCTGAGGAAAAGCACTCCATCCTGCAGACCTGGGCTAAGACACACGGTGAAG AATCCCACTCTTTACAACCTCAAATCAAATCGGAACAACATACCAAAGAAATAAACTTAGATGGTTCCGCCTCATTTATCCCTCTGAATGTGGATCCCATTCAGGGAAATTTGGTGAACTACACAAGAGGAGATGAGAATCCAGCAGACACTGGTCAGAGATCCCAGTCTTTACCTTACTATCCCAGAAAGAGAAGACTGAAATACGGCAGCCCCTGGCGCCTCCGCCTCGATTATTTAGTGGCGTACGGTCCTCCGGAAAACCCGCTCTGCTACTGTATGGTGTGTTCTGAACACCTGCCCGTGCCGAGGGTCAGCAACTTCCGCAAGCACATCCAGGAGTGCCATCCGGAGACATGCAGCCTCAGCCGAGGTGAGAGAGATGCTGTGGTCAGTGCCTGGATAAAGGATGAGAATATCGAAAAGGCTGCACCGAAAGGGGATG ACTCACAAAGTGGCCCTGTCACTACAAACGCTGCTGTCGACACGCAGGTGTCTCCTGTGAAAACCACAGAGCAAGGAGGTGAAACGGAAGACAATAATAGCACAAATATCACACCATCGACACAGACAACTGGGCGGCACAGGCACTACCCGGGGAAGGACCAGAGGCGCAATTACCAGGCCCGCTGGAAGATGGACTTTCTGATGGACTACGACTGCAGGAAGCACGGATTGATCTGCATGGTGTGTGGCGCTACGCTCGCAACACTAAAGGTCAGCACCATCAAGAGACACATCCTACAAGTGCACCCTCATTCCCTGGACTACAACCCAGAGGAGAGGCAGCTGGTCCTGCTTTGCTACAACCAGATCTCAGCGCACTTTCACTCGGACGACTGTTTTTCGGGTTCAAACCACGGCCATAAGGAGAATGCTAACGGTAATGCTTATGTTAATACCGAATGCACTACGAGTCAGAGCACttaa
- the men1 gene encoding menin, translating to MGIRSAQKKHFPLRGIDGVVQLFEAELNNPEPDLALLSLVLGFVEHFLAVNRVVPVNVPGVRFEPLKPDCLDSCFPTVELNLISALYERFTAQILGAVDLSQYRKPAGGSSRELVKKVSDVIWNSLSRSYFKDRAHIQSLFSLITGTKLDSSGVAFAVVAACQVLGLKDVHLALSEDHAWVIFGKDGEETAEVTWHGKGNEDRRGQTVSAGITERSWLYLKGSYMKCNRNMEVAFMVCAINPSLDLHTDSTELLQLQQRLLWLLYDRGDLERYPMAMGTLADLEDQEPMTDKENPLSIHLKAVESAKKYYNNEHIYPFMYLAGYHYRHRNVREALGAWAEAASVMQDYNYCREDEEIYKEFFDIANDVIPTLLKETAAAAESGGEGADETEKEDQPRQVAALSALQDPECFAHLLRFYDGICKWEEGSPTPVLHVGWATYLVQSLSRFDAQIRQKVSIITKDAEPVDDDDQSSEDQREGRRRGPRRESKLDEQAGPSSPSAALPPQNPVPKKVGGEGGRRRSSAGTRGKESDGKNEPSSPSPTPSPTQPTAVQGGPVVAFHSEKMKGMKELLSAAKINSSAIKLQLTAQSQVQMKRQKPTPSGDYTLSFMKRPRKTL from the exons ATGGGGATTCGTTCGGCTCAGAAGAAGCATTTCCCTCTTCGGGGCATCGATGGAGTGGTGCAGCTTTTTGAGGCTGAGCTTAACAACCCAGAACCAGACCTGGCCCTGCTGTCCCTTGTGTTGGGATTTGTAGAGCACTTCCTTGCTGTCAACAGAGTTGTTCCTGTCAATGTCCCGGGTGTTCGCTTTGAACCTCTTAAACCTGACTGCCTTGACTCTTGCTTCCCTACTGTAGAGCTGAATCTCATATCTGCCCTCTATGAACGTTTCACCGCCCAGATTCTTGGTGCCGTGGACCTGTCACAGTACCGCAAACCGGCTGGCGGTTCCAGCCGTGAGCTGGTGAAAAAAGTCTCAGATGTGATCTGGAACAGTCTTAGCCGGTCGTATTTCAAGGACAGGGCGCATATTCAGTCCCTCTTCAGTCTTATCACAG GCACAAAACTGGACAGCTCAGGAGTAGCATTTGCAGTGGTAGCTGCGTGTCAGGTTTTGGGCCTGAAGGATGTTCATCTGGCTCTCTCAGAGGACCACGCCTGGGTGATCTTTGGCAAGGATGGGGAGGAGACTGCAGAGGTCACATGGCATGGGAAGGGCAATGAAGACAGAAGAGGTCAGACTGTCAGTGCTGGAATCACTGAAAGG AGCTGGTTATATCTTAAAGGCTCCTACATGAAATGCAACAGGAATATGGAGGTAGCGTTCATGGTTTGCGCCATCAATCCATCTCTAGATCTGCACACCGATAGCACAGAGTTACTTCAGCTCCAGCAA agGCTGTTGTGGCTGCTATATGATCGAGGGGACTTGGAGAG GTATCCTATGGCAATGGGCACTTTGGCTGACCTTGAAGATCAGGAACCAATGACTGACAAGGAAAACCCTCTCTCCATTCACCTAAAG GCTGTGGAGTCAGCTAAGAAATATTACAACAACGAGCACATATACCCTTTCATGTATCTAGCAGGATATCATTATAGGCACAGAAATGTCCGAGAGGCTTTGGGTGCCTGGGCAGAGGCTGCGTCAGTGATGCAAGA TTACAACTACTGCAGAGAAGATGAGGAGATATATaaggagttttttgacattgcTAATGATGTCATTCCCACCCTCCTTAAAGAGACAGCAGCTGCTGCTGAAAGTGGTGGCGAAGGGGCTGATGAAACTGAAAAGGAG GACCAGCCCAGACAGGTAGCTGCTTTATCTGCCCTTCAGGATCCAGAGTGCTTCGCTCACTTACTTCGGTTCTATGATGGTATTTGTAAATGGGAAGAAGGAAGTCCCACGCCAGTGCTTCATGTAGGCTGGGCCACCTACCTGGTTCAGTCCCTTAGTCGCTTTGATGCACAG ATCAGGCAAAAAGTGTCAATCATCACCAAAGATGCTGAACCagttgatgatgatgatcagTCCAGTGAAGACCAGCGTGAGGGGCGTAGGCGGGGCCCGAGGCGGGAATCTAAATTAGATGAACAAGCAGGACCGTCATCTCCAAGTGCAGCGCTGCCCCCTCAAAATCCAGTGCCCAAAAAGGTGGGCGGAGAAGGAGGACGCAGACGTTCCTCTGCTGGCACTCGAGGTAAAGAGTCCGATGGCAAAAATGAGCCCTCATCCCCAAGTCCCACACCTTCTCCTACCCAGCCCACCGCAGTGCAGGGAGGGCCGGTGGTGGCTTTCCACAGTGAGAAGATGAAGGGTATGAAGGAGCTCCTCTCTGCAGCCAAGATCAACTCTAGTGCCATTAAACTGCAGCTCACGGCCCAGTCCCAAGTGCAGATGAAGAGACAGAAACCCACACCTTCTGGAGATTACACCTTGTCCTTCATGAAACGGCCTCGCAAAACTCTGTaa
- the rtn3 gene encoding reticulon-3 isoform X2, with the protein MADPMTQSSQISSSQGLNDGHSASSKDSKFSDSFFSSPVSLIQSPQVNDLVHWRDPKKSGVVFGVSLLLLLSLAAFSVISVVSYLLLALLCVTISFRIYKSVIQAVQKSNEGHPFKALMEKDVTVPPETFRKHVDACLTPVNRVLKQMSRLFLVEDLVDSLKLAVVMWLLTYVGAVFNGITILILADILLFSVPPIYEKNKTQIDRYIDIARTQVNTTMAKLQEKLPGAMKRCKAE; encoded by the exons ATGGCAGATCCAATGACACAATCTTCTCAGATTTCGTCGTCACAAGGCCTAAACGATGGACATTCTGCATCGTCCAAAGATTCGAAGTTTTCCG attccTTTTTTTCTTCGCCTGTATCTCTCATTCAGTCTCCTCAAG TGAATGACCTGGTGCACTGGCGGGACCCTAAGAAGTCAGGCGTGGTGTTTGGCGTGTCGCTGCTGTTGCTGCTTTCTCTGGCGGCGTTTAGCGTGATCAGCGTGGTCTCCTACCTGCTCTTGGCCCTGCTATGTGTCACCATCTCTTTCCGTATCTACAAATCTGTCATCCAGGCTGTGCAGAAGTCCAACGAAGGACACCCCTTCAA GGCTCTGATGGAGAAAGATGTCACCGTGCCCCCCGAGACCTTCCGCAAGCACGTGGATGCCTGTCTCACTCCCGTCAACCGTGTGCTCAAGCAGATGAGCCGCCTGTTTCTGGTCGAGGATCTGGTGGATTCCCTCAAG CTGGCAGTGGTTATGTGGCTGCTGACATATGTTGGAGCAGTCTTCAATGGCATCACTATCCTCATCCTCG CCGACATCCTGCTCTTCAGTGTACCGCCCATCTATGAGAAAAACAAG ACCCAGATTGACCGTTACATTGACATTGCACGCACTCAAGTCAACACTACAATGGCCAA gCTACAAGAGAAACTCCCAGGAGCGATGAAGCGCTGTAAAGCAGAATGA